From a region of the Mercurialis annua linkage group LG1-X, ddMerAnnu1.2, whole genome shotgun sequence genome:
- the LOC126665011 gene encoding protein EARLY STARVATION 1, chloroplastic: MAASSSGFTAQLHFKLAQLHISPLHLHSTSLVRGLRFRNRNKKNRPISRCCCSSDSVTPIRKTSGSGNSVSVEKNEDKCPRSVRVQATQPALPFASSSSSSSSSQSRFISRQEKFSPRCTPRNSGPQSRDTPPKRDTGIANEKDWGINLLTEHVNESGTNEDSSTWYRESGEDLGENGYRCRWTTMGGRSHDGSSEWKETWWEKSDWTGYKELGVEKSGRNAEGDSWWETWQEVLHQDEWSNLARIERSAQKQAKSGTENAGWYEKWWEKYDAKGWTEKGAHKYGRLNEQSWWEKWGEQYDGRGSVLKWTDKWAETELGTKWGDKWEEKFFAGIGSRQGETWHVSPRGERWSRTWGEEHFGNGKVHKYGKSTTGESWDIVVDEETYYEAEPHYGWADVVGDSTQLLSIKPPDRPPGVYPNLDFGQSLPPPPPSIDEDSSDSPPSR; encoded by the exons ATGGCGGCGAGTTCAAGCGGTTTTACTGCTCAGCTTCATTTTAAGCTCGCGCAACTTCATATATCTCCGTTGCATTTGCATTCGACGAGTCTTGTTCGTGGATTGCGCTTCAGgaatagaaataaaaagaacCGACCTATTAGTCGTTGCTGCTGCTCCTCCGATTCTGTAACTCCGATTCGTAAAACGTCCGGGTCGGGTAATAGCGTTAGCGTTGAAAAGAATGAAGATAAATGCCCTCGCAGTGTCCGTGTTCAAGCGACTCAACCAGCATTGCCTTTTGCTTCGTCGTCttcttcctcctcctcctctca GTCGCGTTTTATTTCAAGACAAGAGAAGTTTTCTCCTCGTTGTACTCCTAGAAATTCCGGTCCTCAGTCCCGAGACACCCCGCCAAAGAGAG ATACAGGTATTGCAAATGAAAAGGACTGGGGCATTAACTTGCTGACTGAACATGTTAATGAATCTGGCACCAATGAAGATAGTAGTACTTGGTATCGTGAAAGTGGAGAAGATCTTGGTGAAAATGGGTACAGATGTAGATGGACAACTATGGGTGGACGATCGCACGATGGCTCCTCGGAGTGGAAAGAAACG TGGTGGGAGAAAAGTGACTGGACTGGATACAAAGAGTTAG GTGTGGAGAAATCTGGAAGGAATGCTGAAGGGGATTCATGGTGGGAGACATGGCAAGAGGTGCTGCATCAAGATGAATGGAG TAATCTAGCAAGGATAGAGAGGAGTGCTCAGAAACAAGCAAAATCAGGGACTGAAAATGCTGGATGGTATGAGAAATG GTGGGAGAAATATGATGCGAAAGGCTGGACTGAAAAGGGGGCACATAAGTACGGTAGACTAAATGAGCAATCCTGGTGGGAGAAGTGGGGAGAGCAATATGATGGAAGAGGATCTGTTCTGAAATG GACAGATAAATGGGCTGAGACTGAATTGGGAACTAAATGGGGTGACAAGTGGGAAGAGAAATTCTTTGCTGGTATAGGTTCTCGACAGGGTGAGACATGGCATGTTTCTCCAAGAGGCGAAC GTTGGTCAAGGACTTGGGGAGAGGAACATTTTGGAAACGG TAAAGTCCACAAATATGGAAAGAGCACAACAGGTGAAAGCTGGGATATTGTTGTGGACGAAGAAACCTATTATGA GGCGGAACCTCATTACGGATGGGCGGATGTCGTTGGTGATTCAACTCAGTTACTGTCGATTAAACCTCCAGACAGACCACCGGGAGTCTACCCAAATCTCGATTTTGGGCAATCACTACCACCCCCACCACCTTCAATTGATGAAGACTCGTCAGACTCTCCTCCCTCGCGGTGA
- the LOC126666081 gene encoding uncharacterized protein LOC126666081, translating to MVKDPNQTTTAMFITRWFSDLDWRLLFLVVPPLSLLIFLSVSSIPPINPFSSFPPLASFFFNRTTISSTAAANLTGLNRTVPIRPWKKDELVRSRIAVCLVGGARRFELTGPSIVENILNVYPNSDLFLHSPLDDNSFKFSLLKIAPKIASVRIFHPNPIPETESQVRVLTAANSPNGIQGLLQYFNLVQGCLTLIDDYQKQHNFTYDWIVRTRVDGYWNAPLDPNNFIPGQYLVPPGSTYGGLNDRLGIGDYNASAIALARLSLIPKLDSSGFRMLNSETSFRAQLTTHGVPSVTKRLPFCIVSDRKYGFPPNRYGVPVAAMSSSGPLSGAKCRPCTPVCEGKCVGEIMHWLDKGWSWTDWENGTLKLCDARENWEEGWEKIFDKVGGEQRSAARKRIRGLKWKQCVNDFNEMKKRTFKWDSPPIEELCSMGVKKN from the exons ATGGTAAAAGACCCGAATCAAACAACCACCGCCATGTTTATCACCCGATGGTTCTCCGATCTCGACTGGCGGCTCCTCTTTTTAGTAGTCCCTCCTCTTTCCCTCCTCATTTTTCTCTCCGTCTCTTCAATTCCGCCCATTAACCCATTCTCTTCCTTCCCGCCTCTCGCTTCTTTTTTCTTCAACAGAACAACCATCTCCTCCACCGCCGCCGCAAATTTAACGGGTTTGAATCGGACGGTACCGATCAGGCCGTGGAAGAAAGATGAGTTAGTCCGGTCGAGAATAGCGGTTTGTTTGGTGGGTGGGGCCAGGAGGTTCGAGTTAACGGGTCCGTCTATTGTGGAGAATATTCTCAATGTGTATCCTAACTCGGACCTGTTTTTGCATAGTCCGTTAGACGataattcttttaaattctCTCTGTTAAAGATCGCTCCGAAGATTGCTTCTGTTAGAATCTTTCACCCTAATCCCATCCCGGAAACTGAGTCGCAGGTCCGAGTTCTCACCGCCGCTAACTCACCTAACGGCATCCAG GGGCTATTGCAGTACTTTAACCTAGTACAAGGATGTCTTACATTAATTGACGACTACCAAAAGCAACACAACTTCACTTATGACTGGATAGTCCGTACCCGTGTAGATGGGTACTGGAATGCACCACTCGACCCAAATAACTTCATCCCGGGTCAGTATTTAGTCCCACCAGGCTCTACCTATGGCGGCCTTAACGACCGTCTTGGCATTGGAGATTACAATGCTTCAGCCATAGCCCTTGCACGTctgtctctcatccccaaactCGACTCTTCCGGGTTTCGAATGTTAAACTCGGAAACCTCCTTCAGAGCCCAACTCACTACCCACGGTGTACCTTCTGTGACTAAACGTCTCCCATTTTGCATTGTCTCGGATCGGAAATACGGGTTCCCGCCAAACCGCTATGGGGTACCGGTTGCAGCGATGTCTAGTTCCGGTCCTTTAAGTGGGGCCAAGTGCAGACCGTGCACGCCTGTGTGTGAAGGGAAGTGTGTTGGGGAAATAATGCATTGGCTTGATAAGGGGTGGAGTTGGACTGATTGGGAAAATGGGACTCTAAAGCTGTGCGATGCTCGTGAAAATTGGGAGGAAGGTTGGGAGAAGATTTTTGATAAGGTTGGCGGGGAGCAACGCTCCGCCGCGAGGAAGCGGATTCGGGGGTTGAAGTGGAAGCAATGCGTGAATGATTTTAATGAAATGAAGAAGCGGACGTTCAAGTGGGACAGTCCTCCCATAGAGGAATTGTGTAGTATGGGTGTTAAGAAGAATTAA
- the LOC126680559 gene encoding uncharacterized protein LOC126680559, whose product MVSPLQLKGIQNYLVLLTLIPNSTAVYIPNLPHIPRALLHIYISSRLHSSSPPQNFHFFRQQTIMVGVFLRSLSFPNKNPNRSSKPPLSHHIRSISLPCRSHPLISQLSDAVNELKIWSSKSDNRTSSWLCDGLTRLKLVHDSLDDLLQLPQTQESLRRYPDWIEKLLQDFLRFVDVYGTFQTSVLSLKEDQFAAQVAVRKRNDSKIALYVKSRKKMAKEMSKLANTIRDISPSFVPGLDSLSVNDTELVGVIGDVIEVTLSVSAALFNGISTSFSSRKLSSWTGLRLLIRAKKVKILEGIQEFEEVGVENLWGLRKKGDEEVRMVLKRMGDLELCINGIESGGEKVFRSLINTKVALLNSLTVH is encoded by the coding sequence ATGGTGTCTCCTCTCCAGTTGAAAGGGATACAAAATTACCTTGTTTTGCTAACTCTCATACCCAACTCAACAGCTGTATATATTCCTAATCTTCCCCATATCCCTCGTGCGCtccttcatatatatatatcctcTCGTCTCCATTCCTCTTCTCCACCGCAAAACTTCCATTTCTTCCGGCAACAAACAATCATGGTCGGCGTTTTCTTACGCTCTCTTTCTTTTCCTAACAAAAACCCTAACCGCTCGTCAAAGCCACCCCTCTCTCATCACATCAGATCCATCAGTCTTCCATGCAGATCACACCCTTTAATTTCCCAGCTCAGTGACGCCGTCAATGAGCTCAAAATTTGGTCTTCCAAATCGGATAATCGCACTTCTTCTTGGCTTTGCGACGGCTTGACTCGTCTTAAACTCGTTCATGACTCTCTCGATGATCTACTTCAGCTTCCTCAGACTCAAGAATCTCTCCGCCGATATCCTGATTGGATTGAGAAGCTTCTCCAAGATTTTCTTCGGTTCGTTGATGTATACGGAACGTTTCAGACATCTGTTCTATCGCTTAAAGAAGATCAGTTTGCTGCTCAGGTTGCTGTCAGGAAAAGAAACGATTCGAAAATTGCTTTGTACGTTAAATCCCGCAAGAAAATGGCTAAAGAAATGTCGAAACTCGCCAACACAATTCGAGATATTTCGCCAAGCTTTGTTCCTGGTTTAGATTCATTGTCCGTTAATGATACTGAACTAGTTGGTGTTATCGGAGATGTAATCGAAGTCACGCTGTCGGTTTCAGCTGCGCTGTTTAATGGAATTTCGACGTCGTTTAGTTCAAGAAAATTATCTTCTTGGACGGGACTGAGGTTACTTATTAGGGCAAAGAAGGTGAAAATTCTTGAAGGAATTCAAGAATTTGAAGAAGTTGGTGTGGAGAATTTGTGGGGATTGAGAAAGAAGGGTGATGAAGAAGTGAGAATGGTTTTGAAAAGAATGGGGGATTTAGAATTATGTATTAATGGAATTGAAAGTGGTGGAGAAAAAGTGTTTAGGAGTTTGATTAATACTAAGGTTGCACTGCTTAACAGTCTAACAGTACATTAG
- the LOC126665285 gene encoding uncharacterized protein LOC126665285 translates to MKITNLAKKKKAMEVNREKQDREGTLNQPPQMTPMKPVTHEAYGGGMYGNDDQGQQIISNKKPASDSQSADGPVEKAAEPKNKAPPSTGDRDLDITGQSYIQ, encoded by the coding sequence ATGAAGATAACAaatttagcaaaaaaaaaaaaagcaatggAAGTGAATCGAGAGAAGCAAGACAGAGAAGGGACGCTAAATCAGCCACCGCAAATGACACCGATGAAGCCGGTGACTCATGAAGCCTATGGCGGCGGAATGTATGGAAATGACGATCAAGGACAACAGATAATTAGCAATAAGAAGCCGGCCAGTGACTCCCAAAGTGCTGATGGACCCGTAGAGAAGGCCGCCGAGCCCAAGAACAAAGCCCCACCTTCCACTGGTGATCGTGATCTTGATATCACCGGCCAGTCATACATCCAGTAA
- the LOC126665802 gene encoding WD repeat-containing protein DWA2-like, whose amino-acid sequence MMQGGSSGIGYGLKYQARCISDVKADTDHTSFLTGTLSLREENEVHLIRLSSGGTELICEGLFSHPNEIWDLSSCPFDQRIFSTVFSAGGESYGAAVWQIPELYGQLNSPQLEKIASLDAHSGKINCILWWPSGRSDKLISIDEENLFLWNLDCSKRTAQVQSKESAGMLHYLSGGAWDPHDVNALAVTCESSIQFWDLRTMKKINSIECAHVRNIDYNPRKKHMLVTADDESGINIWDLRKPKVPVKELSGHAHWTWAIACNPEYDGLIVSGGTDSTVNLWFATGDVMTSESSVESPSKQVDPLLNTYSDYEDSVYSLAWSSREPWIFASLSYDGRVVVESVKPFLSRK is encoded by the exons ATGATGCAAGGAGGATCATCAGGCATAGGATATGGTCTCAAGTATCAG GCTAGATGCATTTCAGATGTGAAAGCTGATACAGACCACACCAGCTTCCTCACCGGCACTCTCAGTCTTCGAGAAGAGAATGAg GTGCATTTGATTCGGTTATCTTCAGGCGGAACTGAACTAATATGCGAAGGACTATTTTCACATCCCAATGAGATCTGGGACCTTTCCTCGTGTCCCTTTGATCAACGCATCTTCTCCACCGTCTTCTCTGCTGGCG GTGAGTCATATGGAGCAGCAGTATGGCAGATTCCTGAGTTGTACGGCCAGTTAAATTCACCTCAACTAGAAAAAATTGCTTCTCTTGATGCGCACTCTGGCAAGATCAATTG CATTTTATGGTGGCCGTCTGGGAGAAGTGATAAGCTCATCAGCATTGATGAGGAAAATCTTTTCTTATGGAATTTAGATTGTTCTAAAAGAACAGCCCAG GTACAATCTAAGGAGTCAGCTGGCATGTTGCATTACTTATCTGGTGGAGCGTGGGATCCACATGATGTCAATGCTCTTGCAGTAACTTGTGAATCATCAATCCAGTTTTGGGATCTACGAACAATGAA GAAGATAAATTCAATTGAATGTGCACATGTCCGCAACATTGATTACAACCCCAGGAAGAAACACATGCTT GTTACTGCCGATGATGAATCTGGGATAAACATATGGGATCTTAGAAAGCCAAAGGTTCCTGTAAAAGAGCTTTCTGGGCATGCACACTG GACGTGGGCCATTGCATGTAATCCAGAGTATGATGGACTGATAGTG AGTGGTGGTACCGATTCAACTGTTAACTTGTGGTTTGCTACTGGTGATGTAATGACATCTGAAAG TTCGGTTGAATCACCAAGCAAGCAAGTTGACCCTTTGCTTAATACATACAGTGACTATGAAGACAGTGTTTACA GCCTTGCTTGGAGTTCTCGTGAGCCTTGGATATTTGCATCTTTATCTTATGATGGAAGG GTAGTGGTGGAATCTGTTAAGCCTTTCCTTTCCAGAAAGTAA